The Chionomys nivalis chromosome 4, mChiNiv1.1, whole genome shotgun sequence genome contains the following window.
GCTGAAGAGCTCAACTGCTCTATCTGCATGAGCTACCTTACAGACCCAGTCACCATAAACTGTGGCCACAGCTTCTGTCGAGCCTGCCTCCACCTTTTCTGGGAAGACAGTCTCTTTCCAGGCCATTGTCCTACGTGTAGGGAACGAACCAAGCAGAAGGACTTCAGAACCAACATTGTTTTGAAGAAGCTGGTGTCCATTGCCAGACAAGCCAGCCTCATGAAATACCTGATTTTGGAGGAGAATAAGTGTGTGATCcacaaggagatcaaggggatctTCTGTATGGAGAACAGGATCTACCTCTGTCAGCTCTGCTCTGACTCCCAGATGCACAGAAGTCACAGACACTCTCCCGTTGAAGCAGCTGCTGAGGGTGAAATGGTAAGTGATGCTTCTGAGAGAACATAAAACCTGGAGAGTGAGGATTAGCAGATTACAGGAAGATGCTGGTCCTGATTATGAGGAATCCACTCTTTTCTGAATGGTGGCACTTTATTAGCAGCTAGTGAAGAAAGAGTGACTATAATGTGACCACTGCTTGAGAGACCCGTGGGTGTAAAGatcacttgtattttattttacattctttctAGGTCATTGGAAAGTGAAATACTGTATTCatatcttttaaaagtgtatatgACTGGAAACTAAATTAGAAAATACAGTGGAGTCAGCTAAAGAGAATACTGTGGGAATTATATAAATTACCCAGCTATCACTCATAATTATCAATTTACCTGAAAAAATAGATATGCCATATTctatttatgtgttttaaaattaaaattcaaagttatctaaaataaaaaaagaatatagtgattctttttttcttgataaagttattttatttaatgtccaAGAGTCTGATCATTAATACTGTTTATCAAAAGTTGATATTCATTGTTTCTTACAGGAGAGACTTCTAAAGCAAATGACATCTTTACAGGAGAAGATCCAAGAAATTAAAGAGAATCTAGAGGCAGAGTGCAGAATGAAACTTTGGTTTAAAGTGAGTATGAGATTTATGCTGAAAATCTGGTTGAGATACTTATTTTCCCAAATCATCATTCAAGGTTTAAGTATAAGGCATGGGATATGATACTTGGAAAACATGTGAtgatggccttgaattctgagTGTGAAATATAGCTCTGCGTGCGGAAAGATGGCCTGGCTGTATGGCAAAAGAGTCTGAGACTAATGAGTGTATTGCTGAAAGTACAACACACTGCATTAGACTCTAGGATTGCCCCATGAATTCTAATGAATGTATACAGAGTGTCATATTTGCATGAACATATGAATTATTAATCAATACCATTCCTTCAGgcagccctgttttttttttgaactgcTTTAttacttttccttcctcccttctttctccctccatttattcatttcttttctttttttgtgttaattgtatcaattttgtttattttagactatatatatatatataactttaccACATTTATTACTAAATTTCACACATCTACCTCTTTTTAATTCTACTAGTGAAATAAttatttgtatgattttttttatattggtGGAAATGCCTTTGTATTGATGGAGCCTACTTATtcattcctggctacccagacccaaaataatcatgcaaaaactattaattaaaacactgctcaactggttagctcaggcttcttattaactcttacatcttaaattaaccaattcctattattttatgtattaccatgaggctcatttcctactggtaaggttctggctggtggctggtgtctttctcctttggtggctacatggtgtctccttgacacTGGCTACTTTCACTTCTATTTCTGCTTTTAATTTCTACCTTGCTTTAATCTGCCCTGCCAGAGGCTTTAAGAAGCTTCTTTCTTAACTAATGGCAACaaaatatattcacaacatacagaagggaatcccacattacctccccttttctgtctaaataaaaaggaaggatttaacttagtaaaattacatgtaaccaAATAGGTTTAAATcatgaattacagttacaatatcatacatttatcataactaaggaaaacaataatcataactatttattcttcaagtcCATTAAAGATCTCAGAAGGCTATAATATTACTTAATTTAACAGGAAGTGAATTTTAAATAACTTCCACatctttagaattgacagagacaattgaCTCGCcaactggacagtcacccaaaattcttctgtaatattggggcatccatctcagcctatagacccatagtatccagcagacattttctttaagaaggaaatttgaaagaaataaatgaaaccaaGGAATTTCCATTTCTGACAAATCCTTCAGAGTGTATGTAGCACAGTGATAGGAGTCCTTTGTCAAATTTAAGCCTAGAAGGATGCAATAGAGTAGGATTAAATACGTTCCAAAAATCCCTGacaatgtcttgttttcttcagAACTTCCTGGTTATGAGGGAAGACATGATCAGGACAGAGTATAGGAAATGGCGTGCAGTCCCACATGAACAGGAAGATCAACATATTGTGCGCATGAAAAATGAAGGCGATTGTGTTTTTGAGAAACTCGGAGAAAGTGAAGCCATGATGatccaaaagagaaaacaactAAGAGAAATGTTTCAGGAACTCATGGCGATGTCCCAGGAGCCATATGTGATACTACTCCAGGTGAGCAGGGAGGAGTGCAGACAAAGGTTTCATTGTCTTAGGCTCACACTGGCGATTGTTATACtaagattattttttaacatttcctGCATTTATTTTAGGAGGTTCTTTTTCAGTGATAATCTGGAGAAACTAAATTCTGTAATAATCTTGCCAgaacaagatttttttaaaataaaaattgtgttaGTAGATTCTCCAAGAAATATGACCTAATTTTTGATTTTGTAACTTGCCTCTCTGAAAGCTGAAATTCAGTGTTGCCATTTCTTACACTCTGTAGCCTCTACTTGGATATTGTGCACATTTCAAAGAATGCTAttacttaatttcttctttttgaatgTTGTAATTTTGAGATATCTTTAGGAGGATgggattttgagatagggttctagTCTGTGGATCACGATCACCTACAGCTCACAATAATCTTAGAGTCTCTAACCTGGCAATTCCATACTTAGAGGCATGAGGTAGCATGCATGGGAGAGGCCATACATTTGAAATGCCCTTAGTTAAAGTATCCTTCTGTGCTTTGTGTTTCAGCTCAGTGAAAAACCTTTTGCAGATAGCTGGGGTTTCAACGTCAATGTATAATCAATATCTACGTGCTTCTCATAATTTACTCTCACAGCCTGATTTCATCAAGAATTAGAATTGTGCTAATCTGTTTGTTAGCATTAACCTgctaattaaatataaattttcaggTTAGATAGTGTGATGCAGCCCGTCTTTTATATGAACTTTATAAACAAACTTTGTATTTCACTTCTCCAGGATTCtaattttttcttgctttctttgcaGGATTTGGATAATATATTGAGAAGGTGAGTTTAGCCATTGGTACAAGTTGGGGTACCCTGAAATTGCTGTAAAATTGATTAAACTGCCTTAGAAAAGTGCATATATACTTTATagagagaatattttattttttgtataggATCTgttatggatttttaaaacatgatttgtCATATTCATGTGGAgggtatgtgtgttcatgttcatGCACAAGTAGCACtacacatgtgtggagatcataGGACAAATTACAGGAGAAagtttttccttccaccatgggttccagaaattgaattcaagttgtcaggcttgtgtTTCAAGGGAATTGACTCAAGAGTGTTTGGCTGAAGTTGGAGTGAGGTTTTTCTGAATAACTGTGATGATATCTTTAGCACCATACAAATCATTATTTTCCTCTCCTTGCAGGAGTGAGGCAGTGGATCTGAGTATACCCCAAGCTATGAAACCAGAACTCTCTGCCCTCCCCATCACTGGACTGACTGAAAGTTTCAACCACTACAAAGGTGAGTGTGAGCAATGATGAAAATAGCAGAGGTACTCTTACACCGTGAGACAGCCTTTgcaaacacatatattttaacgCCTGAGAAGTGTGTCTTGGTTAGTCATATTGTAATCGTCTTAATTTCATGGTTATCtcacaaacaaaggaacaaaaatgaATACCAGTATATCAGTTTGTGTGTAATACTGACAGAACAGAGAGTATCAGTTTTTCATTGAGGCATACAGAGTGGTTAATTAACTGAGTACAGTCTAATTCAAATTAAGAGTACCCACTGGTGGAGATATTTGATTATGTTCCTTTACACATTTTAGCAATTGATTTCTTACATTACATTATAGCTCATTGATTAAAAATACACAAGATATAGTGGTGCACGGTAGTGATCCCATCAATATCATAGAGAGAGTTTGAAGGTAGTCTtgtcaacatagtgagttccatgtcaGTCAAGTCTAAATAGTAATACCCTATCTTAAaatgaactgaaaaagaaaaatcataaaataactAAACAGATAAAGCCATGTATCATGAGCAATGAATACAAAACTAATTGATGGGTCATGAGGCAGTGTCTCAATTCCCCTTGTATATCTAAAAGTCAATTTCAACCTCACAGGGAAAGAGTATCAGAGGAACTAGAGGTTAAAGGAGGACAATTGCTAGTAGGGAGCTACTTCTAAAGTAAATTTAGCTCTTCCTTTAGTATAAGTATAAAAATTCCATGGAAAGAACAAACACCGATATGAAAGCAATTACTGGTCATATCTTAATAGTAACTTTTTATGTAGACCAAGGAGAACAGCCTTTGCTGTGGCCCTGACTGCAGTACACACATCTTCCCTTTGCCAGGTGTAATTAAGTCACCTGTCAGAGGTAGGCTGAGGCTCCCTCATCTACAGCACCTACAAAATGTTTCATAAAACTTTTCATCATGCTACCACTCTGTTCCTTGCACTAATTCTTGGCTTTGATGAATTTAACCTTTAATCTAAGCCAgtttttgaaaaccaaaaaatttCTCAGGATTTTTGTCACCTCAAATACAAATGGTCATTTTAACTAAAATGTTTATTCTTTCCACAGTGCACATTTCCTTTGAAAATCTATTTGGATTGCATTGTAAGAAGAACCTGTTTAATGTCATGAGAAGAGCCAGCTTCAAATATCACCATCAGTATACATCTGTGGATCCTGTTGGATCCTATTTGGCCTCCTGGGGCTCACAGAACTTCATCTCAGGGAAATATTACTGGGAACTGGATTTGAAGGACTCTAGTGACTGGGCTGTAGGAGTCTGTACCAATTCCTGGTTaatgaatagaaacaaagaagttGAAACTAAGGgtgcatttcttcttttctgtatgAAGGAGGGTAGTCATTACAGTCTCCTCACCACAAACCCAGTAATCCATCACTATATAGAGAAGCCACTGGACAGGGTTGGTGTGTTCCTTGATTGTGAGGCTGGATATTTAAGTTTCCTGAATGTTGCCAAGAGTTCCCTCATATACAGATATCCTCATAAGACTTTTAAGTACCGTGTTTGGCCTTACTTCTCCTATGGTCAAATAATACCATAGGAAGTTTTAATagagttttcattgtttttaagtaTTTCCTATTGTAATGATATAAGTTTTAttgtattaaataataaaatactattaaGTGAAAAAGAGAGTTGAATACATTGCATTTTCATCTGTTGACTCCATATTTCTCAAAGAACATTTCCTTCCATAGTGGTCTTGTCTTGTGTATCTGTTTGTTTGTGCAAACTTGTCAGAATTATTCATTAGGGTCTACGACTTGAGATCAGTGTTAGAGCCCCTTTAAAGTATGCGCAAGACCCTCAGTTGAATTCTAACATGATAAAATCTATTTAGCtctatatgtgtgtttacatacatGCAATCATGTATACATACTGTATAACATTTTACCATCCTATTGGTGCTAAGTAGGAGCACAGATGTACTCTTTATTTTTATCCCAACTTGAAACAAGCTACAGTTGTATGAGAGAGGGGCACCCCATTGAGAATATGCCCCCATAACAACTAACTGTGGGCAAGCCTAGTTATTGATGAGGAAGGGAGCAGACTATTGTTGGCAGGGCTTCCCCTGGGTTGGAGGTTCTGGGTTCTGTTGTAGTGGGAGGCTGCTTCTTGGTTccaggctgcctggctagcttagacccaaaataatcacacagatatatattaatttaatcactgcttgacccattagttctagattcttattggttaactcttacatattaatttaacccatttctattaatatgtgtatcaccacgtggctgtggcttaacagctaaagttccagtgtctgtctccggtggggctatgtggcatctctctgactctgcctcctttctcccagcacacagcctagctttccctgcctagttctgttcttccttgccataggctcaaagcagttctttattcattaatcaataaaagcaacacacaggcagaaggaccttccataccatttccccttttctgtttaaacaaaaaggaaagctttaaaacaacaaaattacatataataaaccatttatcaagcaagaattatagttacaatatttttatttaccttatcttttatcataactgatggagatagagacagagacccacactggagcactggactgacttcccaaggtccagatgaaaagcagaaggagggagaacatgagcaaggaagtcaggactgtgaggggtgtgtccacccactgagacagtgggactgatctaatgggagctcagcaaggcccgctgaac
Protein-coding sequences here:
- the LOC130873550 gene encoding tripartite motif-containing protein 43B-like, producing MDSRRIYKPEYVSKMESVLSQAFAEELNCSICMSYLTDPVTINCGHSFCRACLHLFWEDSLFPGHCPTCRERTKQKDFRTNIVLKKLVSIARQASLMKYLILEENKCVIHKEIKGIFCMENRIYLCQLCSDSQMHRSHRHSPVEAAAEGEMERLLKQMTSLQEKIQEIKENLEAECRMKLWFKNFLVMREDMIRTEYRKWRAVPHEQEDQHIVRMKNEGDCVFEKLGESEAMMIQKRKQLREMFQELMAMSQEPYVILLQDLDNILRRSEAVDLSIPQAMKPELSALPITGLTESFNHYKVHISFENLFGLHCKKNLFNVMRRASFKYHHQYTSVDPVGSYLASWGSQNFISGKYYWELDLKDSSDWAVGVCTNSWLMNRNKEVETKGAFLLFCMKEGSHYSLLTTNPVIHHYIEKPLDRVGVFLDCEAGYLSFLNVAKSSLIYRYPHKTFKYRVWPYFSYGQIIP